CTGGAAGCCACTTTCAGGACGGATACCACGGTGTCCTGCCAGGCGACGCCCCCTCCGGCGCGGTCGGTTTTGGCCGCCACTAGCGGCTTCACGTGAACTCCATTCCCTTCCTTCTCCCACCACACCAGCTTCGTTTCGGGGTTCGCGCTCTTGAACGCCTTGGCCCGTGCCACGTGGCCATACCCCCAGTGGCCGCAATTGTCCGATATGGCGATGACGCGGGGGTGGATGCCCTGGACCAGGAGGACTTCGCCCCGGACGATGCCCGTCCGGGAAATCACCTCCAGCACGTCGCCGCTCTCCAGACCCAACTCCTCGCCGGTGGACCGGTTGATGAGGATCGGGTTGCGGTGAACGATCTCGGAGAGCTTGAGCGAGCCCGCGGTGTGGTAATGGGTGTGGACGTTCCACTGGAAGTTTGTCAGGGCGAACTGGCTCGGTCGCATCTCCGCATACTCCGGCACCGGCTCATAGGTCGGCATGGGATTGAGTCCCATTTTCTCCAGCCGCGCGGAGTGGATTTCGAATTTTCCTGAGGGCGTGTCGAAGCCGCCTTTCCGATATTTCTGGTAGTCCGGTTTGGCGTCGGGATCTCTCCAGAATCCCTTCTTCACCAGGTATTCCAGGCCGCCCGCCTTTTCCAATCCGGCGATTCCGGCCACCTGCGCGTAGAGGTAGTCCTCGGGATCGAAGTAGAAATATTTCGTCATGGGGCCATCCAGCAGCGTCGCCAACTCGATCAGGATATCCATGACCGGCTTGGACTCGCCCAGCGGTTTGACCACCGGCTGCCGAAGGCTGACGAACGGCACCATTTCCATGGACGGCGGCGATTCCAGTTCCCATCGTTCGAGGTAGGTGGACGCAGGGAGAACGACGTCGGCCAACGCCGCGGTCTCCGTCATGTGGCTGTCGATGGCCACATGGAAGGGGATCTTGATTTCGTTCTTGAAAAGGGCATCCACGGCTTCCGTGTGGGGCGCCTCGTACAGGGGGTTTCCCATGTAGGTGAACCACACGCCGATTTGCGGTTTCTCCATCTCCGCCAGCTTTTCGAAGAGACCATAGGTCGATTCCCGGCCCGTCTGGGAATTAAGGAAGGCGCTCGCTGCGGCGGGTTTCGGCGGAACGGGCTCGGGATCGCGGAAGGCGTAGCTCCGCGGGAGGCAGAAGCCGCCGAGGGCGTCGATGCGGCCGGTGACCGCGTTGAGGAGCATGATGCAACGCTCATTCTGCACGCCGTTGACGTGCTTGCTGACGCCTCCGGAAGAGATCGTGGTGGCGTACCGGCTCCGGGCGAATTCGAGGGCGATGCGGACGATGTCCGCCGCTGCGACGCCGCTTTCCTGCTCGGCCCGCTCGGGGGTGTACGGCGCGAGGTGCTTCCGGAGCCGGTCCGGCGCCACGTTGGTCCAGTTTCTCAGAAAGGCTTCATCGTGGAGGTTCTCCCGCATGATGACGTGGGCCATCGCCAGCGCGATCAATCCGTCCGTGCCGGGGAACGGCGCAAACCATTCATCGCTCCGGCCGGCGGTCTGGCTGCATCGCACGTCGAAGCTGACGAGCTTGGCGCCGTAATGCACCTGGGAATGCCGGATCTTCGTCTGCCTTCCTTCGGTCAGCCGCTGGACGAAACTCGTGCGCAGATAGTGCGCTTCGTACGGATTGGCGCCGAAGTTGAGAATGTACTCGGTGTTGACCACGTCGGACACCTCAACAGGCGCTCCCCATGTGGCCTCCTGCGCCAGACGCTTGTTCTGGTTCGTCAGACCCACGTGAACGAGCGCGTTCGGGGAGCCGAAGGCACGGGCAAATCGTTCGGTGAACTTCTGCGTCGTAATGTCCCGGCTGCTGTACAAGAAAAACTTTTCGGGTGTCTTCGCCTCCCACAGAGCGCGGAGTTTCCCGCCGACCAGTTTGTGGGCCTCGTCCCAGGAGATCTGTTTCCATTGGCCCTCGCCCCGCTTTCCGGTGCGGACCATCGGATGAAGGATCCGTTCAGGATCGTAGAGGATGTCTTTGGCCGCGTGACCCTTGGCGCACATGCGGCCGCGCGAGTTGGGGTGATTGGGATTTCCTCCGACCTTGGCCAGCGCTCCGTCCGTCGCATACCCGATGATCCCGCACCGCGCATAGCAGTTCAGGCACGTGCTGTGGATGTTCCGGTGCGCGCGGCGCGTCGTCCGCGTGACGCTCCTCCCCCCCATCTGGAGCTCCATGGGGAGGGT
The nucleotide sequence above comes from Nitrospirota bacterium. Encoded proteins:
- a CDS encoding molybdopterin-dependent oxidoreductase, whose translation is MRKLHRRQFLMTTGAAAGIAAAGTLLPKATLPMELQMGGRSVTRTTRRAHRNIHSTCLNCYARCGIIGYATDGALAKVGGNPNHPNSRGRMCAKGHAAKDILYDPERILHPMVRTGKRGEGQWKQISWDEAHKLVGGKLRALWEAKTPEKFFLYSSRDITTQKFTERFARAFGSPNALVHVGLTNQNKRLAQEATWGAPVEVSDVVNTEYILNFGANPYEAHYLRTSFVQRLTEGRQTKIRHSQVHYGAKLVSFDVRCSQTAGRSDEWFAPFPGTDGLIALAMAHVIMRENLHDEAFLRNWTNVAPDRLRKHLAPYTPERAEQESGVAAADIVRIALEFARSRYATTISSGGVSKHVNGVQNERCIMLLNAVTGRIDALGGFCLPRSYAFRDPEPVPPKPAAASAFLNSQTGRESTYGLFEKLAEMEKPQIGVWFTYMGNPLYEAPHTEAVDALFKNEIKIPFHVAIDSHMTETAALADVVLPASTYLERWELESPPSMEMVPFVSLRQPVVKPLGESKPVMDILIELATLLDGPMTKYFYFDPEDYLYAQVAGIAGLEKAGGLEYLVKKGFWRDPDAKPDYQKYRKGGFDTPSGKFEIHSARLEKMGLNPMPTYEPVPEYAEMRPSQFALTNFQWNVHTHYHTAGSLKLSEIVHRNPILINRSTGEELGLESGDVLEVISRTGIVRGEVLLVQGIHPRVIAISDNCGHWGYGHVARAKAFKSANPETKLVWWEKEGNGVHVKPLVAAKTDRAGGGVAWQDTVVSVLKVASRPKPGFVEKYLFFFE